The DNA sequence GGTCCCAGCTGTAGTCTCCGACTGGGTGGCAGTGGGGGTGCTCTCTGAGACCACTGTGCTGGTGACGGAGACAGTTGTGGTGTCCTCCAGCGATGCTGAGGACCCAGCTGAAGTGATTGTCTCTTCTGTCGTGATAGGAGGAGTCGTCGTAGAGGGAGACGCACTGCTGGTCTCCTGGGATGTGCTGCGAAGCAGCGTGGTTGTGGTTGGCCCTTCGTAGGTGCTCGTGGCAAGCGTGGTGCCCTCCATGGTGGAAGAAAGAAcagaggaggtggagggaggcacCGTGCTTGTGTCGCCTCTGGTCAAACTGACACCCGAAGCCGTGCTGGTCCCCATGGACGTGCTGACTGTCATCTCGACACGGGTGGACGTCACGGCTGCAGTGGTTGGAGACCGGGCATCAGTGGTGGTCCCCCTTCCTGTGGTGATGGGGACTATCTGGACCGTGGTGGTGCCAGCAGGCAAACTGGCAGAGCTGTGGGTCGTGCTCTCAGCCGGTGAGGTGACATTAGAGGCTGCGGGGCTGCTGTTGCAAGTAGTCGCAGTGCTGGCTGTGAAGGAGTGCAGTGGTGTGCTGGACCTCTCCTCTGGGGTGGAGGTTCCTGTTTCGGGGCTGAAGGGAGTGGTGGTTGCGCTGGTGGAGGCAGCGGTGGACGGAAGCGTTGAGGTCTCCATGGGTCTCGAGAAGGCAGAGAAAGATGAGGACACCTTCACTGTCACATCTGCGTCTGTGGTCCCTGTAAAGGGGTTGGAGAGTGAAGCATGCAAAGGCTTGTCATGAAAGGCTAAAACCATGGCTGTGCCAGGCACAGCCCAGCATCACCACCACACTTGAGCTCCCTAAGGGACCCGGAGCCACCAAGAGTTGGGACTGGGGATTCACCGTCCTGTGTTAGTCAGGGAGATCAGGCATGTCACCTCAAATGGCAGCCTGCTTGTCAGCGCTCGAGGACGCGTAAATCTTGCAGCCTGACACACCAGGAACAAGCCATGGGCATCTCTGGGTCTCGGCGCAGAAACTCCTTTTGGCCTCAGAGACAAGTCACATTCCACCACCTTTGACCATCCCAGGAGGAAGTCAGACAAACCCGTCCGACAGGAAGAGCAGCTGTTCAGGAACTGGTTACCATGAGACATGCTGGTATCTCATGAGGAGCTTATACAAACATCTCTGATGCAGATATTCAGGAACTGATAACATGAGGCATAAATAATGTGAACGGGAGAAAACTAGCCCCAATGAGCCGGAGTTAAACACCAACAAATCCCAGCTTGCAAGCTCGAGGGTGAGTCACGAGAGACATGCTGCCATCCACATAAGCCCCGCGCTCTCCCGGGGGCTGcgagggacacggagggacggGGCTGGCGGCTGTGCCCCGGTGCTCGTGCCAGGGGCAGCGCGACCCACGCTGTGTGTGCCACCCGGGACTTCCCGGGTGGCAGAGACCTGGCAGAGGACCCCAGCTGCTCTTATCAAAATAAGCACTGCTCCTGCTTTGTTTGCAGTGCAAATATTAGGATGGTATTTGCCATTTTCCAGGCCTCCGTGATCCCAACAACGCTGCCACCCGTGCAGGGCTATTTGATGCTGCCAAGGCGACACACAGCTTCCAGTTAAAGGCAACAAAAACAGCAGGGATGAAACCTGGGGACCTGGGTCGGCTGGGAGCACTGAGCTCCAGCCAGGGCTCAGGGCCCTCTGCCCGCACGCACCCTGCTCCCGTGCAGCTTGCTGGCCTCGGGGGAAGCCCAGCGGTTTTTGAGCCTCTCCAAGAAGATGCACGAAATATCGCGGCAGGCAGTACCTCTGTCGAAGGGCACCCGCGAGGCCGGGCTGGGTCGCCCCCCAGCACAACCCCAATGCGCCCAGCACTGTCCCCATGGGCGCCGGGCAGCCGCCGACAGCCGCTTCCCGCCCGCGCCACCGCAGGTGGCCCTTGTAATAAATCGGCCATAAAGCAGTCATCGGCTAGTCAAATAAGCACGCCGAGAAGGGCAAAGGCCCGGCCTCCGCCCTCGCCCGCCGAGGTCTCCGCTCCGAGGGGCCCCGTGCCGGCGCTCGCCCCGGGGGGCTCCCGCCTTGCCGAGCGCCGTCCCGGTGGCCGCAGGCGCCGAGAGGCCGGGCAGCCGCCAGGGCCTCGTcgccccggcccggggcagcgccggcccagccccgcgagGCCCTTACCCAGCCCGAGGCCGTCCTGCCCGGCGAGGCCGgcgagcagcagcaggggcaggggcaggggcaggcctccaGCCCGCGCCGCCAtggccaggccgccgccgccaccgccgcgggcGCCTCTTCCCACCGTCTCCGCGTCGCCTTCGGCCGGCGGAGGAGGAGCATCCAGGCGAGTCCTTTtattgcccaggtgcggggcagccgcggggcaTTCGCCACCCGACGCTgacgctgccggggggccgggcgccgtGCCGAGCAGGTATCAGCCCGCAGGCGCCAGCAGGGAAACGCCCGGGGGAGACctgcccggagcggggcggccgagcGCCCCGCCAG is a window from the Struthio camelus isolate bStrCam1 chromosome 9, bStrCam1.hap1, whole genome shotgun sequence genome containing:
- the LOC104148812 gene encoding uncharacterized protein; the protein is MAARAGGLPLPLPLLLLAGLAGQDGLGLGTTDADVTVKVSSSFSAFSRPMETSTLPSTAASTSATTTPFSPETGTSTPEERSSTPLHSFTASTATTCNSSPAASNVTSPAESTTHSSASLPAGTTTVQIVPITTGRGTTTDARSPTTAAVTSTRVEMTVSTSMGTSTASGVSLTRGDTSTVPPSTSSVLSSTMEGTTLATSTYEGPTTTTLLRSTSQETSSASPSTTTPPITTEETITSAGSSASLEDTTTVSVTSTVVSESTPTATQSETTAGTTPDISTPTSGTAPDTTTVPQTSSAASKSSSPATDSTQSSEVTISTTADQPTTPLVCPSAATNTSASHLFLSMRLTFPLDLENSMAQELILSKLRGDLQTAFPCAGFTVQWRGKRRT